The Rosa rugosa chromosome 1, drRosRugo1.1, whole genome shotgun sequence genomic sequence GAGGATTCTATTTTGTGTAGTGCTACCTTATAGATAAAGTCATTAGTCGCGTATACGTTAGATTATATTAATGAACTATTTTACTAGCTAATCAAAATAGGTGATCGATATGGTCAAGTAAGAGATGTCAAACATGCagtgtttttttctttcaaggATAAAGAGTTAGGTACGACTTAAGAAACTGATATAGATTGATAATCAGCAGCCGAATAAGTTTTACGTGCTAAAACTCTAGAAATCAATTCCCTGATTGATGATACAGGGGTCATAGATTTTGAGCAATTTCGATTACCAGCAATGATACAGATGGTGATAATGATTAATTTGTTTTTAAGTATTTAGTCCACTTATTTGAATGGTTGATTGAATTAATGCAAGAGTACGGTTTGGTTTGTAATTCCCTGAAAACCTTAATACAAGTCTTAGTCATGCATGTGAACCATTTGGGCATATGTTTTTGTTGACTTATCAGAAGGGAATAACCTAACTTTCTTAAATTTTGTTGGAACGTACTAGCCAGGAAATTGATTGATCTGAGTACATGATTCAATCTATATAAAGTAATGAATCAAATTTatactattttttatttttatttttataaaagcTAGAGAACATACCAGTTGTATGCCCCTATTTCATAGATAAAAATAGTACAGAAAATTAAACTACTATGTTTCAACAATCTTGGCTCAGAGTAGTCTATACCACATAAAAATATCTCGTGTTGCAAGCAAGATTGCCTACCTAACTTCACACGCCaaacacgcaattgtggtaagCTAAAACTAAACACTTCCATAAGACTCATAGAGACATTCGTACTAGCATAGACATTTattcgaaaagaaaaaaaatatactaCTAAGCAACTATAGGCTCCTTACCCTTAGAAGGGTTTGAGCAACCTGCAGCATCAATGATGGTAAATTCCGGCAGTCCATTCACTAGTTTTTCCTCCTTCCGTGGGGTTTTAGCTCGCTTTGCCGGCGACTTCTTCATGGCTGATGATTGAACAGCTTTGAGCTCTTTAACCTTGTTTTTTGCTCCCTTCAGATTACCTCTCTTCTTATAGACCTCTTGCATGTACCGGTTTCATAGCACACAAACCCATAGTCACAGCATCCAAGTTAGTTTTTCCTACAACCAAACTAAGTCTCAGCTTCTTGGGTGATATCCCATCATCCTCCACTCTTTGTCGACGCACTCTACAGCATCCAGGTTTGTTCTCCCTAAATTTATACCATTATTTATTTACAGTACGTGTAATATCTCACTCAAATATAGTCatctatttaaatttttttttataaataaatgtttaaactcaaaatctttctcgtcatatatatttttttaatacattTGTGAAAAAAAGATACACCAGTAACTTTATATATGATATTATAATATTTGTTAAAAAAGATACACCGCTAATTTTATATAAAATAAGATATGCATAATAATTTATCGTAATATAGTTCCTACAGACGTACAATATTGGTTTATCAATATCGAGTTTCAATGgtcttcattttctttaataTTTCTCACCCACCTGCTTTCCAAGGTAttggctctctctctcacacagcTTGTACATACCATTATAGGAAACGTTACAGATTTTACTGTACAATAACTTAGATACGAAACAAGTACCTATCTACTAATTATATATAGAAATACTAATTAATTGGCGGCCTCAtatgaaaaaggaaattaaacaaTCTTAAAGGGTCCCAAACTCATGAATGTACGTAGTATGCTACAAACTCCCTCTGGCAAAAGCTTTCCTGTATAAGATAAGATTTTTTTTCAAGAGAGTTAGAGAGGTAGTTATTAGTAGTActagttattattttgtttagaACCCAAGTTGGAAAATATCCAAACAGTAAACAAAGTCCATCCAATCATCTTCTCTTGGTGTGCATCCATTTTCATAAACCCCACCCCATCATCATATCATATATAATACCAAACATATCAGCTACCTCTCTATCAATCTCTACTTTTTCCcatttctctcctctctctctctctctctctctctctctctagtttcattgggtttggaattgtggtGGTGTCGGCTGTTAACAGTTTGAGATAATTTAGTTAAGGAGGCAGCAATTGGTGCTAATTGTCTCTTCAGAAATGGGCAGAAAGTGCTCACATTGTGGAAACATGGGCCATAATTCAAGGACCTGTACAAATTTCAGAGGCAGTTCCACTGCTGGTTTTGTTGGTACTACTCCTCATGGATTCAGGCTCTTCGGTGTTCAAGTTCATCATCATGATCATATGTCATCTTCAGTATCTTCTTTTAATGCCATGGACATGATGATGAAGAAAAGCTTTAGCATGGATTGCTTGCCCACATCTTCAGCCTCATCATCATCCCCATCTTCTTCAAGGATATCcattgataatgaaaattctgATCATCACAAAGCCTCCATCGGTTATGTCTCTGATGGCCTCATATGTCGTGCCCAAGACAGGAAAAAGGGTACTTACCTTTTCCTTaatcttcttttttcttaagttttgttCGGTAACATAGCTGGATTTTGGTTATTTTCATCATTGTTATTGAACAATTTAAGAACCTTGTAGTCATGAACCCGTTTCTATACATGTCGGTAACATGCTAGACTACCTGACAAAAGAATATATTTGGTTATTTTAGGAGTTCCGTGGACAGAAGAGGAGCACAGAACATTTCTGATGGGGCTTGAGAAGTTAGGGAAGGGGGACTGGAGAGGAATCTCTAGGAACTATGTGACCACAAGAACACCAACTCAAGTTGCTAGTCATGCTCAGAAGTATTTTCTCAGGCAAGCAACCCTCACCAAGAAGAAGCGTCGTTCAAGCCTCTTCGATATGGTACGTACTTAACGAACTTTATATTTCATATATATGCATCATCAGTTATTTAGTTAATTAAAtcttagggctaaatacaaattactaccctgtggtttaggtccaaaatcaattcagtcattgaacttctaatttcatcaaaaacacccctgcactttcaattttgatctaataggtccaatttgttagttttctgacaattgagttatttaacttgttaatgtggctcatatatggcctatgttttatgatgtggtgtcgaggtggtctgcatagtcaatttaggagtgagtcctactattaaaaaaaaaaagtttttcaacaaataatccaactataacttgaacccataacaaaatattaacgaattggacctattagatcaaaattgaaagtgcaggggtgtttttgatgaaattagaagtccagggactgaattgattttggacctaaaccacagggtactaactagtatttagccctaaatcTTAAATGGAAACTAATTGATTTTCTGTATGCTATTATTGTGTTTATGACAGTTTGGGAGCAATAGCCGTAATCCACAATCCCAGCCAAGTAGTATCGATCAAGCTCATTGTGTTAACAATATTCCAACAACCCCACAAAGTCAAAGTAATATTCAGCTTCAACTTAGTACTACTACTACCTCAGCAGCCCAAAATCTAAAACCATCAGTTCATCAGCAAAAACCAGCTGACTACAGCAGTTCTACTCCTCCTTTAGGCAGTATACATGATCATGATCGTGCTCCTGATCGCGCTATGCCTGGATGGATTTACGGGTTGATCGATTCCCAGCTGAAATATTCAAATGCAGCTTCATCATCAAAACCCAGCACTAGTAAtattccaccaccaccaccatcaccatcatcagTAGTACCAGATCATCTAGAGCTGACGCTCGCTGCGCCGGTTGTTAGGCCTTTGGATTTGGATCAAAATAgatcgtcgtcgtcgtcatccCCGACATCTGGTCCTCTCCTCAATATTGGACCTATTAGTGTTACTTGATCCTAGAATTATTAGAGTAATCATGAAGATCATTTTTGACGTACGTTACCCCAAGAATCCTAGCTAGCTCTAGCTGAAGAGGATCAAGGAACATGTTATTAATTCATCGGGCTCTTTTACTTATAATATAAAGTTAGTACgttcttagtttttttttttttcttctttatccatcttatttctcttgaataAACGGATCATGTATCCATGACATCATTATGGTAGTAGTAATTAACTGGTTAGCTCTCTATATTAATTTATGGTGCTTGGGCTAACCATGTATTAGTTTTGTTAATTAAATGTTACAATAATTGGCGACCTCTATCTTTAATCCTTTATTTTAGACATAATTTATTTGCAGTAATCAAATTAATAGCAAGTGACGGAAGACAACATATCTCTAAGGCCCCatttggatggcaggaaatcatagtatggaatgagaattaatttcattttccattcagatgtgtcgtttggttgtaattagagattggaaatgaaataaaaaatgagatctGACTGGAAATtaactccctcataaagcctgaatagaattacctagtgaggggtggtattctatttccatttcccatTGTCAAAgacaaaattacattaattatccctctaaaaatttatacTCCCTcaccaatattccttataaattgatgtactttaattagtaaaagggtgttattgaaaattatatttcataattcattcttatgacttaccaaacactacaatagaaatCAACTAACTAGCACACTTGTGAAACAGAGGAGGCCTCCGGAGATATCGGAGCGACCTCGCTtgcgaaacctagggtttcgtttGCTGGCGGCGGCGATCTCACGGTCCCCAGACCAGGCGGCGACGGGACAATGATGGCAAGAAGAAGGAGCGACGCTGCTGTCCTTTGGCTTCGTCGGGGGAGTTGTTTCCAGATCGGTATTTTGACAGAAAGTTTGAGACGGCTCCGATCGGCGGTGGTTTAGGCTGCTGCGGTTGAGGGTGCAGACCGGAGGGAGCGGAGTGATCCTTCTCGGCAGCTGGGGTTGCGTTAGGGCTTTGTGCTTTTGAGCGGCGTTTTGACAGGGTGCTCCGGGGTTTGTTCATTAGCGGCGAGGAGGCGGCGGCTTGTGTGTTTGTTTGATCCAGGTCGAGGTACGAGTTGGGGTCTAGGCTTGACCATGGCCAGGGTGGAGGTTCACGGCCGACCACCAGATTGGTGATTGGCGGCTGCTCTCTCGAAGCTTGGGGTGGCCGGATCTGGGAAGGAGGGGGGGTAAGAGTTTGGGCTTTGGCCACTGTTGGGCCTCCGCCTTCCTGGGCCGCTCATTGTGGTCTAGCTAGGCAGCCATTtctcttctttccttttttgtttggATCAGGCCTTTTTGAGGCTTTTGGGAGAGTGATAGTTTTTCTCTAACCCTATTTTTGTCTCTTGGATGTTACCGTGTGACTGTGTTGTTttgttgcgacgtacaccatatgggtcttaggcgtcaagatgctTAAGGCAGTGGTTCCATCTTTGGGATAgggtagggttagggttttttttctcttgtttttgttttctgcagttcctttaggtttttcttttgttggctAGTAATAATTTGGCTGCTTTGGGCAGTTTGTATTCTGCTTTGTGCAGACCTGATCTTCGATTGTATTATGAGAGATTTTTGAATCCCTCTAGATTGACGCAGTGACGTCGTTTGAAATATTATATGGAGCCTGACTccgtttccctaaaaaaaaaacactacaatagaaatgaaaaattaatttcaaaatttaatttccaaTAATGTTCCAAGCACccacatggaaataccaaaatatattccattccatatccatttagaaaggaaaataaattattttccaattttgacattcctgcTAACCAAACCGGCCTAAAGTCTAAGGATAATGGCATCTTCCTCATGACTAGTACGAGAAACTCAAATCGGATACCCAACCATTATTGGAGTTTCTGTTCACTAGGTTTATTTTAATCACGGGCTAACTAGCAATAGCAATTTTTCAAAATGACAAGCAACATGGATAACCAACCAGTCGATCACCTCCTAAGAATGGACAGGTCTGACAAGTGACAACTAGAATTAACATAAACATTTGTTCAGTCAATGTTTAATTATGACATAAATACAGTCTTAGACTTTATTGATTGATTATCAACCTGCACAAGTTTGTGCATGCAATAATTAAGAAGTAAGATCCAGCTAATGTTTGTGAAGACCAAGGTTTTAGGAGCATTCCACCTCTCATTTTTAAGCAGCATCATGTATTCATGTTTATAGCTAGGGAACACTTTGCAGTAGTGAAAGGCGTTACAGGCTGCTGGTAGGTACATGTACGTGAATAAATACCCAGATAGAGACATTACAGGCTTTTGGAAAATGCCAAATGACCATATGGAAAATACATTCACAAAACTCTGAATTGGGACCAAAAATCATAATTTGGGACAATGATCAAGACCCGTATTTTAGGCCCTGTTCTAAGAGCAGAGAAAGTATGCATTCAGTGATTTCTGTGTAGCTTCACCAATATAATTTACTGGGTGGTCCATTTTTTTTGGGTGGTCCATTATATCACAAAACGTAGTTCTTGACTTTCTGAAGTCAATTAATATTATGCAATGAGGAAATTGAAGTCTAAGTCCAATATACCATGTAATATAAAAAGCTGCACTAGTTCAGATTGCAGAAATTAAACTATGGACTAATGGCCGGCCGTATAACAAGTCCTGAAAATATTCCCAAGACCCAAGACTCTGTAAGATTGAATATTTCACAGTCTGAAACTAGTCTATGAACTATTTCAATTCCATGACAGCAATTTAGTTTTAGAGTTGTTCTAGTTTATCTCCAAGGGACCAAAATCTTGGAGAATTTTCTTCTGTCTAGGGTTTTGGATTGACCTCCAGAAAATCCATATCCATACGTATATGTAAGATCAATCAATTAAAAAGACAAAAGTGTTATCAGCTTAGTTCTGTGACAACACAGCTCACACATGCATCGacctatatatgtatattaCTTTTAGGATAAGGAAGAAATGAAGCTAGTCCACAAGCTCAAAAGAAAACACAGTATCGCATTCTAGGAGTTTCGATCGATCATGATCGTGTCTAGCTACTAAAGTTAACAGCTTATAGATTTTGTATCTTTGTGTCAATTCCATCAAAAGGGCTGGCTAGAAGTTCAAGTGGGGTTACATCGTAGAAGTGGGACTTCGATCGGAGATTAAATTACAAAAAGCTCACAAATCCGTCTTTTTCTAATACAAAGAATAAACAGATCTCAAAAAAGAATATGAGAATCAAACTCTATTAaatgctctatatatatatacagcgcttctccactgcggacgtccgcagtttttcttaggtacggattttaggttttgacccacttttcgatcatgtTTTCATATATTAACCGTTCTgtttttaagtcctaatgtatagatcacctctacaaaatttcagccaaatttgtgatcgttaaggcatccaaaactgcaatttacaacaatgtacacgaacggttccatttcggcagattcggttcgttcgtgtaaattgcagttttggatgccttaacgatcaccaatttggctgaaattttgcagaggtgatctatacattaagacctaaaaactgaacggttaaaatttgaaaatatgatcgaaaagtgggtcaaaactgaaAATCCGTAAGGAACTAGTCTTATACTTTTTAATACTATGTAAGGAAATGAATATATGCTTACAAATTGGTACTTATATTGTAGAATAGATCTAAATCTTTTCTGTCTGTATGTCTCTATTTGTGTGCATAAATAAATACGGCCTGTCATATTTATTATCACTTTTTAAATTACAGGGACATTTCAACCAACACTGTTATGACTTCTTTAATACCTGTAACTATCTCTGTGGTGTCCAATTATTTGGAACCTTCAGCCAAATCGAAACCCACATATTAATGTTCACATGAATCTTGTGGAGGATAGGACTTTGTTTCTTATAGCAGGTGAGTACAAAGTTTCATTTATCTTTAAGATCCCTAGCTATTTccagatctatatatatatatatatatatatatgtcataaTATTGATCATGTCATTGTATTGGAAGTTCAGCTGCAAAATGACTCCAGGTAGCTTCAACTTGTTTACCATTTTTATTTGCTATATTTCAACTAGCTACCTTGTTCACTTTCTTGGGTAATCTTGTTTATTCATTGCTTGTTTGAATCAATTTAGGCTTAAACCTAAAGCACAATTTCTTTTAACCCATATTTCATAAACTAATGACATGAGCTAGGTCATGAAGGCACATAATGTAGTATGATGTCATCTCATCAACGTGAATTGGATAATAAAATTTATAGTAATTACATAACGCTTTAGAACTACGAATTAGCTAATTCATATTATAATTAAGCTAATTGGTCTCTTAACCTTTACTATTATTTAATGACTTAAATAATGTCAAAATAAATATCAAATTTAAGATAACATATCCAACTCAAAACCGATCAAAttattaatgaaaagaaaaaccaGAGATGTCAACAAACCCTAAAGTCCTAAACCTAAACCTTAATTACAAACCCCATTTTTAATCTtatattatgattttttttttatttttttttatttttttgaggaAACTTACATTATGATTATTATACTCGCAAGCTTCGATTCGTTTATAGCATAGCCATTACACCAAGCTACAAGAATGAGGTAGCTCATGCAGTCATGTGGGTATATTGAATACGTGATGGTGATCATCGATCAGCttcttaattattaattatcacCCAATAAACTAAGATGGCGTACTAAGTAATTAAGGGCTAGTGAACAATCTATATCAGTTAAACGTGGATTACCCACTATTATAGTTTTGCTGATGGAGAAATTGCCCTTGAACAtttcttttctcattttttttttttgaagtgctCGCGAGCAAGAAAATATATTCAGAAGCCAGAATAAGCtgttacataccattccgctgccATCAGACAGACAAGAAATTAGTGgcagtacccacagtggtacatagaaataggcCTACTCCTTGTACAATGACATACGTAGAAACATAATAGGAgccccctttggtactacgccggaggcgctagaaggATCCGACCCTCCCAACCTAACTATTACCCAGaaatctagtcgcctagagacctcaattggtgtacaactagagacactgagaattaagtcgacAAGACCAAAACCAATAGCTAAAGCTAGATGCACACAAGTGCCTAGATGTCCATGAaaatagggaattattgaacAAAATtgactaaacaaaataaatagggTCTAGGTCAAAACAACCCAGCCCAAAATCACAGCCCAACAGCCCAAGAAGAAGACCCCAGCTCAGGCCCAACAATGAAAGCTTGACCCAGGCCCATCGTCCATCTGCAGTCGCCAATGGACGACCGCTGCCACCCGAAACCAGATCCCGCCACCGCAATCGGCACCAGCCCTCGCCACTGCCACTGACTCCAGCCTCGCCGCCGCACTGCAAGTCCCAGCCTCGCTGCCTCAACCCAGGTCAAAGCCGGACCGAACCACGTCGAAACCAGTCCAAAGCAGCCTGATTCCGGACGTCGCTGCCACCGTCCAACCCCTCCACCACGCTGCCGATCATGGAGATCCAGGAGGTGCCTCATCGACCCTCGACCCTTGTTGCCTCGCCGCCCACGAAGCCCAAGATGTCTTCCGGTGCTCGTCGCCAAAACCATCCAATGCCGGACTCGAGCCATAATCCCTATCCAAGAACCTGCCGGACCACTAGTTTTCAAATTCCCGTCCGGCAGTCGCGTCGAGCAGGTGAGGCGAGCCAACGCCGCCGGACAagaagaaaagtggcaaccctAAACCAAAGCGATTCCGGGTTTTGTGGAGCACTATTTCACGATTTTGATAACATTTCTTTTCTCATTAATTAGTCTTTTAATCTGTTTTCGCTGccttaattgattaattaatctaTACTTAATTTTGTATACATATTGGAGATCAATATTGTTGGCATGGAATTCTAAAAATAAAAGTTTTAAAGTGCTCTGAAATATTGAAACTCTAAAACACAAAACTATTAGATTGTAACTTGTTTGAGGTATGGCcacccctcccccccccccccaataccCAATGAGTTAAGTCACTAATTTTgaacttcaaaatttcaatacTCCGATAATTATAGAACACCTCATTTCTAAAAACGAGTTGATTCACACGTTCGTATATAAATTCTTATGGAGATCTTCATATATTTAAAAATACCATTTAcacctctattttttttttcaatcttttCTCATGGGTCATTTGCACTTTACTTAAAATAATGAACATGGTTTACCCCAATAGACATAGATtatgctttttttttctctttcaattttgtCGATGTCCCTGATCATCTTTAATATGGTGCGTTATGCATGGCTAATTAATTAACTTTTGCTTTCATATGTAGGTCAACTTTGTATGGGATTTCTTTAAGGTACAGAAACCTACAACTATTAGTACTTTATGTTACCTGTAATTATCAGTGAGATTacagtttctttttctttgaagttCTGTCTGTTTTTCATATTATTCACATTTGTTGACAGATGAATATAGTAACTTGTCGATCTGCTAAATTAAAACCTGCGTAGTGTTAATCAAAGATTACACTAATCAAAGGATAGTCTTCACCACGTCACGTCAATCACGTTGCTACATATTCATTATTTATGGATCCGAGTTGTTTTCCAAATGTCTTATAAGTTATATATAAGAGTCTTCAGAACTCTActtttttacaaaaattaatttttcatttggCTTAAAATTTGACCCGATTTGTGCcaactttattttcttaaaagatccttttttttttttcttcaactttttgaaACCTTCATGCACAAGTGATGAAGAAGGCATGCCAAGAAAACCAATCCCATTATTTTCCAAGCGCAAAATCCTAGTTTTTTATTGTGATTcctcttagagcaactccaacagcttccctataatttctgtataatagggaagcaaaagttaaagctttagcatttttttcttctctaactccaacaggttccctattttacagcaatctctaaaatctccatattcttccttaaaattttagagattgctgtaaatatagggaatttgattttctctttcctcactttctctaaaataaggaaagttatagggaatctgttggagcaaaagagactcttttttccctaaagtagagaaaaatcaaaatatggggaaactgttggagttgctctaagccCAAGGTTCTTCCAAATGTCTGTATTATCATTGCTCAATAGTTTTCCTCGTATTAAAAATGGATCGATTATACAAGCAGTACTAGTGGAAGCTGTAATGCAAGCGTGACTGATGATATAAGGACCTATGATACAGAGATGAACTGATGACAGGAGAAACAGAGAAGAGAAATATAAACATGTCTGTAATTTCTATGAGGTCATCTCTCTGTTTCCTTAAGAAATCACAGTGTATATACATTTGCCAAACAAATTATTGAAACAACAAAACATAAGCCTTacacagagaaaaagaaaattgtggTTCTATTGCAAAGGAAGAATCCATGATACATTATAGATTGGAAACAACACTGATCTACTAGAGGAAACAAAAGCAAGAAAGGTCAgcgaaaacaaaacaaaaattttcgACCTCAGGAAGGGACGAAGGGGGAAAGCAGATAATTTACATTACAAAATGAGCACTATTTTACAAGAGAAGTTACCgtgctgtttttttttcttggtctcAATTAGTATTTATATGATTCACTCTTGCTCCTTCAGTAAGATGAATGGAAAGTAGGCAACAGTCGGGGAGCTTTGCTATATACACAATTTCAGTCAGTCGACCTCCTTTGCACTCTGAAATACCGTCCTTCAGAGTATAACTCCAAAGGCTGAATAGTGCGATTTCCTggtcattgtttttttttaacatcataAATGATGAGATTCTTGGACCAAGAAAGCAATACGCTTAGCACCATCTGAGCGAAAGCTATCTCCTTTGAAGCCAATCTGGGAGGAGAAACCATATTTAAGATACCTCAAAATATTTGCTCCAACAAGAACTATGCACAACTGTAAACAGGGACATTTCCCCACGGTGAAAATTCATCACGTATTTAAGTGCAGATCATTACCTCACTTAGGCTATCAGGGGAGAGCCACCGCAACAACACCCCAAGATGAACAACAGCAGGAATCATCTTGAACAGCAATGGTGTAGTGACCTGCattattacaataaaaaaatcaacaattccaacaaatagcaattgaaaagaaattgacAGGAATTGGTTATTTCCAAGAAATTGACAGGAATTGGCTATTTCCAAAAGTAGATAGAAACGGTTTAATTTACAATAACAGGTAGACCCTAGGAGTATCAGCGAAAGGAAGATTGATTGCAAACTGTGCCACAAAtcataatttaatatatatcatAAATAGCTAACATACCAGACTAAGAGCTGTTGTGCCTAGAAGTAACACATACAGTTTACCCTGCAGTAGTCACAGAACTTCAGTTAGAATGTAAGCTCATGCTAAGGTTTAATTCCTAGATTAAGTGCGAAATGTAAGAAAATTAACTGCAATTTGAACAAATTCTTAGAAGGGCAATTTACAGGTGAAGCACCCACCTCTACCAGATGAAGATTAGAAGCGCGACTTAGTAAAACAAAAGCAAATTCTCCGATTTGTGCCAAAGACATTCCAACCTACAGATGGGATAACATAAGGCCCCCTCCGTCAATAAAATGTATGAAATAAATGAATATAAAGCTCTCTTAGCAGTTTTTGAAATCTTACAAGAAGGGAAGTCTTGTTGTTGTATCCAAATCCCTTGACAACAGTAGCAACCACTACAGTTTTTACGATGATTACCAATGTAACAGCTGCTAATAAAATATCAACATGATTCCAAAGGAAATGAACATCTATTAACATCCCAATGCTAGCGAGAAAAAGAGCGGCAAACATATTGCGAATGGGCTCAACCTGCATGACAGAAACAAAGAAGAGCAACAAGATTAGTCTCttcaattaaaaaattacaatcGGTGAGGAAAAGTCAATTTTCTGTACATTCAACACTATATTTTAGAAACTCAAGCATGATTACAGCTGCTGAATTTATTAGTCCTGTTTCAtctttgagaaagaaaaaaattatttaatagaAACAATTTGGAAGCTTGTATTCTTTTCTCGCTCTCTCAAACATTCACTTGTTCCTAACATGAAAGTCTTAATACATGAGTATCACAATGATAGGAAAAGTCTTATGTGATACATATACTAGAAATTGAAGCATACAAGGAAAGGAAAAGAGGGAGAAAACatgaaaaaagacaaaaaaaaaaaaacttaggcACCCCACAACTTCTCAAGTACATATGTACAAAAATACCTTACCTGTTCAAGTGTATGTTGACCAAGATCAGTTGTTGATATCATCACTCCTGCCGCAAAGGAACCCAGTTCAAGACTTAAACCCAGCTTATCACTACACTGAAATGAGATAAGAAGGCATGTATTATATTGTCTCTGCAGGGAGGCATTAGATAGATGCTGTAGACCTAAGGTACTTGAGGGCAGGCATCAAACCATGACACACACCCCCCACCCCCcacaaaacacacacacaccaacaaaaata encodes the following:
- the LOC133712905 gene encoding transcription factor MYBS3, whose product is MGRKCSHCGNMGHNSRTCTNFRGSSTAGFVGTTPHGFRLFGVQVHHHDHMSSSVSSFNAMDMMMKKSFSMDCLPTSSASSSSPSSSRISIDNENSDHHKASIGYVSDGLICRAQDRKKGVPWTEEEHRTFLMGLEKLGKGDWRGISRNYVTTRTPTQVASHAQKYFLRQATLTKKKRRSSLFDMFGSNSRNPQSQPSSIDQAHCVNNIPTTPQSQSNIQLQLSTTTTSAAQNLKPSVHQQKPADYSSSTPPLGSIHDHDRAPDRAMPGWIYGLIDSQLKYSNAASSSKPSTSNIPPPPPSPSSVVPDHLELTLAAPVVRPLDLDQNRSSSSSSPTSGPLLNIGPISVT